Genomic DNA from Vicinamibacterales bacterium:
TTGTGTAAACTGTCGCAGACTCTCGACCTCAGCTACAGCTTCCTGTTTGAGGTCGTTGAGCCGCTCGACCTCTTGTCCATGGATAGAGAACGGGCTTGCGAGCAGAACGAACATTAAAACCGCTAACCAACAACGACTGTGCATGAAAGACCTCCCTCGATAGCCGCCCGACCTAGGTAGTTATGCTCCAAATAGCTCAACACCGAAAACACGTGCGAGAATAACAATCCCCGTTAGCCCACTGAACACGGCCAGACTCAACCAGCTAAACATAACTTCGAATGTCGATGGATAGAAGTGTTTATCGGATTTCGGGATGATGGTCAGGCAATAGTACAGATTCAAGAAGTAAATCACCGGTGCAACGAAGAGGGCCAGCGCCGAGGCGACTAGCACCAAGAAGACTGGCCTGGGTACTCCCGCAATGATCGCCACTGACGAGACAAGTGAAAACAACATCGTCAGACGGTAGATGTTGTACTCGGAGTACCAGTGTCGGCGGTGATCATCGGTGAGATCTTCCCTCGCGATCCCCTGCAGTGCCGCCGTCGAGCGAAAAATGTTTCGACAGCAGGCACCGACGATTCTCGGCCAGCCATCAAAGTAGTTAAACGCGGTGGAGTAGGTCGCAGCAAACGCACCGAGAATGAAAATGATCATCATCTCCGGGCCGATACTGTCAGTGAAGATTCTAGCAATCTCGCCCATGACATTGTTGCCGGCTACCTCACTGGGATACATCCAGGTGGCGGCCAGTAATAGAAAAATGGTGGCCAGTATGAATGACACTACGTGACCTAGCCTGAAATCCCATAAGCCGATCTGAAACCAACGGCGACAGTATTCAATACCGTGCGCAGGAATCTTCGATGTATCGACGGCCAGGCCAACTTTCGAGTTCGAGAACGGGTCAAACGCTTCCACCAGGCCAGCGCGCTCCAATTCAGGTCTGATGCGCCCCATGCCGACCTTCTTCGCTTTACCCCACTCTGAAGCCTGAAGCGACACATCAATCCCGGTGGGCAGTAACCCAAGGAACGCAGCAATTACGAGCCACGACCCCGCGGGTGTTTCAAAGATAAAGAAATGGCTGAACGCATCTAAGCCAACTGGACGGAAGAAGAACACCAAGAACGTGCAAGCAATCAGCATCCCAGCCAGAATCTTGGTTGCAGTCTCAACGGCTGCGTAATTGCCGTAGAGAATGATCGCCACCGCTGTGGTGGCAAGCACGAAGCCATAGTGTGTCTGGGATAGCGGCAAACCAACGGTCGTCGTGAAAAGGTAATATGCGACTGCGGCTGCAGCAGCTAGACGACCCGCCTGACCAACGGCCGACTGAATGACCGTGGTAATCATCACGTACCAGAGCGGCCATTTTTTCCAAGCTGTACCATACGCTTCGATGAGGCTCTTGCCAGTAGCATTTGTAAACCGGAAGGCCATCTCAAATCCGTAGTACTTGAAGATATAGGCGATCGGGATGCACCACAGCAGCGCAAACTCAAACCGGCCACCTGCGGTCGGCGCCGTCACAAGATGGCTAGTCCCAACACCGGTCATCATCAGGATGAGTCCGGGACCAAAGTGTCGCAGCATTCCCCGCCAAGAGGTATTCGGCAGTGACAACTTGCCGACTACTTGTTCCAACCGTGCCGATTGCTCATCAGTCATACCTGAGGGTTCTCCCGCTCACGTTTCCTTGCGATTTTGGACGAACTGCCATCCGAAACGTCCCTTGATGCACAGATGCCCGTGGGTCACCGAATGGTCCATCGGCGACATTACCTTCACGATCTCATTGTTCTGCACGTGTAAATCAAGATTACATCCCACGCCACAGTAAGGACATACCGTACGAGTCACACTCTGCTTTGATTCGTCCCACTCTCCACTTTCTCGACGGTCATGCTCACTCTTGAACATAAGGGCGCCCGTTGGACACACGCCGATGCAGTTCCCGCAATACACACAAGCCGAATCGTCTAACCGCCGATCGAATTCGGTTGAAATCCTGGCGTCAAAACCGCGCCCTGCAACTGCAATGGCAAATGTGTTCTGCGCGTCCTCACCACAGGCTTCAACACACCTGTAGCAAAGAATGCATTTTGAATAATCGCGTATATACATCTCGTCGTGAATCTTGACCGGTTGTGCAACCGTTTCCGCTATCGTTCCGTCCGGCGCGTGGTGATGTCCTGGGCTACGACCATCGCGGTCACTAACCGCCGCCGCCAACGGACCAAACTTCTCGGCATTCACCTCGTAGCTATCTATCCACCGCCGCACGTCATGACTTGCCAAGGACAGATCGACCGACGAGGCCAAGAGTTCAAGGACAAGCTTTCGGCTATGACGGACCCGTGGCGTATCGGTTCGCACGACAGCCCCTGGCTGCGCCGCACGTGAGCACGAGGGCACCAGCGTCCGGGAACCTTCAAGCTCAACGACACAGACACGGCACACG
This window encodes:
- a CDS encoding Nramp family divalent metal transporter; the protein is MTDEQSARLEQVVGKLSLPNTSWRGMLRHFGPGLILMMTGVGTSHLVTAPTAGGRFEFALLWCIPIAYIFKYYGFEMAFRFTNATGKSLIEAYGTAWKKWPLWYVMITTVIQSAVGQAGRLAAAAAVAYYLFTTTVGLPLSQTHYGFVLATTAVAIILYGNYAAVETATKILAGMLIACTFLVFFFRPVGLDAFSHFFIFETPAGSWLVIAAFLGLLPTGIDVSLQASEWGKAKKVGMGRIRPELERAGLVEAFDPFSNSKVGLAVDTSKIPAHGIEYCRRWFQIGLWDFRLGHVVSFILATIFLLLAATWMYPSEVAGNNVMGEIARIFTDSIGPEMMIIFILGAFAATYSTAFNYFDGWPRIVGACCRNIFRSTAALQGIAREDLTDDHRRHWYSEYNIYRLTMLFSLVSSVAIIAGVPRPVFLVLVASALALFVAPVIYFLNLYYCLTIIPKSDKHFYPSTFEVMFSWLSLAVFSGLTGIVILARVFGVELFGA
- a CDS encoding 2Fe-2S iron-sulfur cluster-binding protein, which codes for MSDQVTGRTLPLVEVTVDGETVRVPEGATLLDACRAKGVDTPTLCYLDTLTPVNVCRVCVVELEGSRTLVPSCSRAAQPGAVVRTDTPRVRHSRKLVLELLASSVDLSLASHDVRRWIDSYEVNAEKFGPLAAAVSDRDGRSPGHHHAPDGTIAETVAQPVKIHDEMYIRDYSKCILCYRCVEACGEDAQNTFAIAVAGRGFDARISTEFDRRLDDSACVYCGNCIGVCPTGALMFKSEHDRRESGEWDESKQSVTRTVCPYCGVGCNLDLHVQNNEIVKVMSPMDHSVTHGHLCIKGRFGWQFVQNRKET